Sequence from the Thermincola ferriacetica genome:
GGCACTTTCCAGATCCAGATTTAGGGAATTGGCCAAACAAATAATAATAAACAATATATCTGCCAGTTCCAGGGCGATACTGCCTTCCGGCTCAGAATCCTTCTTTTGTTTCTGTCCATACCGATGATTTATTTCTCTGGCCAGTTCGCCTACTTCCTCAGTCATGCGAGCCAGCATGGACAAAGGATGCCAATAGCCTTCTTCAAACTGGCTGATCCATTCATGAACTTCTTTTTGCATATCTTTGATATCCATTTCCAAGCCTCCTCTTCACCAAGTATACCACTGTTTGACAGGGTTAAAAGG
This genomic interval carries:
- a CDS encoding nucleotide pyrophosphohydrolase, which codes for MDIKDMQKEVHEWISQFEEGYWHPLSMLARMTEEVGELAREINHRYGQKQKKDSEPEGSIALELADILFIIICLANSLNLDLESAFKAMMQKYRVRDINRWTRKNGG